One window from the genome of Nicotiana tomentosiformis chromosome 5, ASM39032v3, whole genome shotgun sequence encodes:
- the LOC138892582 gene encoding uncharacterized protein, translating into MQSLLGRVCYEYGELVYERKYYPRYYRGPVQQGGHTMTLALVSTPPAQPARGGKHTGRGCPRGVGRSGDGQAPCYAFPARPKAVASDIVITGIVSVYHKDAPVLFDPDSTYLYVSSYFSHYFDLPRDSFDMHVHVSILVGDSIMVDRVYQFNVMTIGGYKTRVDLLLLNMVDFDAILGMYWLSSYHAILDCHSKTMMLAIPGLPRLEWRGSLDHVPSSMVSFLKAQRMVEKGLFDEYEESFQKLKTALTTALVLEDRVIAYASRQLKPHEKNYPMHDLELAAIVHILKIWRHYLYDVSCEMFIDHKSPQNLFKQKDLNLRQRRW; encoded by the exons ATGCAGTCACTCCTAGGTCGAGTTTGCTACGAGTATGGAGAGTTGGTGTATGAGAGGAAGTATTACCCTCGCTATTATAGAGGTCCGGTGCAGCAGGGAGGTCATACTATGACTCTCGCACTAGTTtctacaccacctgctcagccagctcggggtggaaaACATACGggtcgaggttgccctagaggggtaGGTCGTTCAGGCGATGGGCAGGCCCCTTgctatgcctttccagccaggccaaaggcagttgcttctgacatcgtgatcacaggtattgtttccgTGTACCACAAAGATGCTCCAGTGTTATTTGACCCTGATTCCACTTAtttatatgtgtcatcatacttttctcattattttgatctgcctcgtgattctttcgatatgcatgttcatgtatctatactggtaggtgattctattatggtggaccgtgtatatcagttCAATGTGATGACCATTGGGGGTTataagactagagttgatctattattgctcaacatggtagactttgatgcgATTTTGGGCATGTATTGGTTGTCatcatatcatgctattcttgattgtcactctAAGACCATGATGTTGGCTATACCggggttgcctagattggagtggagaggctctctggatcatgttcctagtagcaTGGTGTCTTTTCTGaaagctcaacggatggttgagaaagg GTTGTTTGATGAGTAtgaggagagttttcagaagctcaagacagccttgACTACAGCTCTAGTTCTG GAggatagagtgattgcttatgcttcacgtcagttgaagccccatgagaaaaactaccctatgcatgatttggagttggcagctattgttcacattctcaagatttggaggcattacctttatgatGTGTCTTGCGAGATGTTCATAGATCACAAGAGTCCCCAGAATTtatttaagcaaaaggatctgaacttgaggcaacgaAGGTGGTGa
- the LOC138892583 gene encoding uncharacterized protein — protein MGSHAFIPVGERPLALDVQTLANRCMRMNILEPRRVLKCVVSRSSLFEHIYARRYDDPHFLFLKNTVQHGDAKEVTIGDDAVLRLQGRICVPNVDGLRVLVLEEAHSSRLLDTDLVCDALEKLKFIQEHLRTTQSRQRSYADRKACDVAYMVGEKVLLRVLPMKEGKADALSRKVESMGSLAFLLAVERPLAIDAQALAN, from the exons ATGGGGAGTCAtgcttttattccagttggggagagaccgttagctttggatgttcagactttggccaacagGTGCATGAGGATGAATATTTTGGAGCCaagaagggttcttaagtgtgtcGTATCACGATCGTCTTTATTTGAGCATATCTATGCGCGtcggtatgatgatccccactttctTTTCCTAAAGAAtacggtgcagcacggtgatgctaaggaggttactattggtgatgatgcgGTATTGAGgctgcagggtcggatttgtgttcccaatgtggatgggttgcgagTGTTGgtacttgaggaggctcatagttcaag GTTGTTGGATactgatttggtctgtgatgctttggagaaactGAAGTTTATTCAGGAGCATCTTCGTACAACGCAGTCCAGGCAGAggagttatgctgacaggaaagcttgtgatgttgcatatatggtgggtgagaaggttctactcagagttttgcccatgaaggag GGGaaggccgatgccttgagtagaaaagtggagagcatgggcagtttggcatttttactggcagtggagaggccattagccataGATGCTCAGGCTTTGGCTAACTGA